The proteins below are encoded in one region of Hordeum vulgare subsp. vulgare chromosome 3H, MorexV3_pseudomolecules_assembly, whole genome shotgun sequence:
- the LOC123439673 gene encoding uncharacterized protein LOC123439673, translating into MDHGGGGVGGGRSSSRLRDRLARMFRPGSLLRSTCNNNTASTSSSSSCSAAVGVGAGGVAASKPPPSSTCSSSRALLAADSAVARDRDSFLTSSRRDYATVVGRTESFSNALDRVHRRVHSLPPPARFSVHASPLTESKRREKRSPVHGHQHHRHRLGGRIKGDKCKKLLSNNPYGFSTSEDDDAHTDGDDVFSSDADQRDRRDAKKGDAEAFFSSSRSFSFSSDSSEFYSKKKKPKKKSPAAVAPKPPPPTRAGARGQRRKNRVASSCDTCGVREGFRPVVSAAEEQVRRGFAVVQRSRDPYADFRASMVEMVVSRQMFGAAELERLLRSYLSLNAPRHHPVILQAFSDIWVVLHGG; encoded by the coding sequence ATGGAtcatggtggtggcggcgtcggTGGCGGCAGGAGTAGCAGCCGCCTCCGGGACCGGCTGGCCCGGATGTTCCGTCCGGGCTCGCTGCTCCGCTCGACCTGCAACAACAACACTgcatccacctcctcctcctcctcgtgctcgGCCGCGGTGGGCGTGGGAGCCGGCGGGGTGGCTGCGTCCAAGCCGCCCCCGAGCTCCACCTGCTCCTCCAGCCGCGCGCTCCTGGCCGCCGACTCCGCCGTCGCCCGCGACAGGGACTCGTTCCTCACCTCTTCTCGCCGCGACTACGCCACCGTCGTCGGCCGCACCGAGTCCTTCTCCAACGCCCTCGACCGCGTGCACCGCCGGGTGCATTCTCTGCCGCCTCCAGCTCGCTTCTCGGTGCACGCGTCGCCTCTGACGGAGAGCAAGAGAAGGGAGAAAAGGAGCCCTGTCCACGGTCATcagcaccaccgccaccgcctcggtGGCCGGATCAAGGGCGACAAGTGCAAGAAGCTGCTCTCCAACAACCCCTATGGCTTCAGCACCTCGGAAGACGACGACGCCCACACTGACGGCGACGACGTCTTCAGCAGCGACGCCGACCAGCGCGACCGCAGAGACGCCAAGAAGGGGGACGCggaggccttcttctcctcctccagaagcttctccttctcctccgacTCCTCCGAGTTCTacagcaagaagaagaagccaaAGAAGAAGTCCCCTGCCGCAGTGGCgcccaagccgccgccgccgacgagagCGGGGGCGAGGGGGCAAAGGCGCAAGAATCGCGTAGCAAGCAGCTGCGACACGTGCGGCGTGAGGGAAGGGTTCCGGCCGGTGGTGTCGGCGGCGGAGGAGCAGGTGCGCAGGGGGTTCGCGGTGGTGCAGCGGTCGCGGGACCCCTACGCCGACTTCCGGGCGTcgatggtggagatggtggtgagCCGGCAGATGTTCGGCGCGGCGGAGCTGGAGCGGCTGCTGCGGTCGTACCTCTCGCTCAACGCGCCGCGACACCACCCCGTCATCCTCCAGGCCTTCTCCGACATCTGGGTTGTCCTCCACGGCGGCTAG